The Candidatus Effluviviaceae Genus I sp. genomic sequence GCCGTCCGGCGCCGTCGGGTGCCACGTCGTGTTCGTCGGCGCGTCCCAGGCGGCCGCGGTGCCGGCCATCGTGCGGGCGGTGAGCGCGTCGCCCGTGCTCACCGTGAGCGACGCCGCCGAGTTCGCGAAGGCCGGAGGCGCCGTCGGGTTCGTCGTGAGGAACGGAAAGGTCGCGTTCCAGATCAACGTCGGGGCGGCGGGCCGCGCCGGGCTCAAGGTGAGCTCGAAGCTCCTGCGGCTTGCCGAGATCGTCGAAGAGGAACGGCGCGCGTGAGACACGCATCCTACGCCGACATGCCCCTCCGGACGAAGATCACGCTCATCACCGCCGTGACCACGGCGGTCGTCGTGGTCGTCGTCGCGGCCGTGCTCCTGACGGGCGACATCACGTATGTGCGGACCTCAATGGTCAACAGAGTGTCGGGCCTGGCCGAGGTCGTCGGCGCGAACACGGCGGCGGCGGTCGTCTTCGACGATCCCACCGCGGCGGAGGAAGTCCTCAGCACGCTGAGCCGCGAGCCCCTCGTGGCGCAGGCCTGGGTCTACTCCGGGGATGGCTCCGTCTTCGCCGAGTATCAGGCGCCGGGGGCCGAGCCGGGGGCGGCGGTATGCCCCGTGCCCGGCATGGACGGGGCGACGTTCCACGGGGACCACCTGCACGCCTTCGTCACGATCCGTCAGGGTGGCGACGCCGTCGGGACGCTCGTCCTCCGCGCCGACACGAGCGAGCTCAGGGAGCGCATGCTCCTTGCCGTCCTCACCGCCGTCGCGGCCATGGGCTGCGCCGTTGGTCTTGCGGTGCTGCTGGCCTCGAAGCTCCAGCGCTTCGTGTCCGAGCCTGTCGCGAGCCTTGCCGGGGCCGCCCAGCGCGTCTCCGAGACGGGCGACTACTCCGTGCGCGTGACCAAGCGCGGCGACGACGAAGTCGGGCGCCTGTGCGACAGCTTCAACGACATGCTCGGGCAGATCGAGCGGCGCGACCGCGCGCTGGAGTTCCTGGCCGCCATCGAGCAGGCGGGGGACGCCATCGTCATCACGGACCCCGACGGCGTCATCGAGTATGTCAATCCGTCCTTCGAGCGCATCACCGGCTACGCGCGGACCGAGGTCGAGGGCAAGAACCCGCGGGTCCTCAAGAGCGGCAAGCAGGAGCCCGCGTTCTACGAGGACCTGTGGAAGACCATCGGTCGGGGCGAGGTCTGGCGCGGCCACTTCACGAACCGGCGGAAGGATGGGTCCCTGTACGAGGAGGAGGCCATCATCTCCCCGGTCCGCAGCGCCTCGGGAGCCATCGTGAAGTACGTCGCTGCGAAGCGGGACGTGACGAACGAGCGACGCATCGAGGAGCAGATGCGCCAGTCGCAGAAGATGGAGGCGATCGGCGAGCTGGCCGGCGGCATCGCGCACGACCTGAACAACGTCCTCACTGTGATCAACGGCCACGCGGAGCTCATGCTCGAGCGGGCGAAGGGTGTCGCCTCGCCGATGACGAAGAGCGCCACGGAGATCCTCAGCGGCGGACGGCGCGCCGCGCTCCTGGTCAAGCAGCTCCTGGCGTTCAGCCGCAGGCAGATGCTCCAGCCGAAGGTCCTCGACCTCAACGCGCTCGTCGCCGGAATGAGGGACATGCTGCAGAGCTTGGTGAGCGAGCGCGTCGAGATCACGCTCTCCCTCGACCCGGAGGCCGGCTTCGTGGAGGCCGATCCCGGCCAGCTTGAGCAGGTGCTCGTGGACCTCGTCGTGAACGCGCGGGACGCGATGCCCACAGGAGGGCGGCTCGCGATCGGGACGGAGAACGTGACGCCGGACGAGGAGTTCAGGCGATCGCACCCCGACCGCCGCGCGGCGTCGTACGTCGTGCTCTCCGTCGCGGACACCGGCGCCGGGATGCCCCCGGAGGTCATGGGCCGCATCTTCGAGCCCTTCTTCACGACCAAGGGCAAGGAGAAGGGAAGCGGGCTCGGGCTCGCGATGGTCTACGGCGTCGTCAAGCAGAGCGGAGGCGAGATCGACGTGCAGAGCGCTCCGGGCCGCGGCACGACGTTCCGGATCCACTTCCCGGTGGCCGGGACGCGCACGCTCCGCGAGATGGCCGACGCGACCGCGGAGCGCGCGGCGCGCGGCACGGAGACGGTGCTCGTCGTGGACGACGAGGCCCCCGTGCGCGAGTTCGTGAGCACGGTCCTCAAGGGGCTCGGCTACACGGTGATCCAGGCGAGCGACGGGCTCGACGCGCTCCGCGCGGCCGGTGAGCACGCAGGTCCGGTCCACCTGGCCATCACCGATCTCGCGATGCCCGCCATGGGCGGCGGCAGGCTGGCCGACCGGCTCTCCCGTCTGCGCCCGGGCGCCCAGGTGCTCTACATCTCGAGCTACTCGAACGGAGACGCCGGCCGGGACGAGATGCTCGATCCCGGCATGCACGTCCTCCGGCGTCCGTTCTCCGCTGAGACGCTCGCCAGGAAGGTCAGAGAAGTCCTCACGAAGCACGCCCCCGGAAGCGCGGTCGTCTGAGCCGCTGGCGCGACGCCGTCACGCTGGTGTACGATGCCGTCGTGTGACGCGGCGCCGCACGGCGCGGGTCCGCGCATCCACCCAGACCGTTCCGCCATCGGAGGCTTCATGGCTGACACCAGGAAGCGCATCGACACGCTCGCCGTTCACGCCGGCACGCCGACGCCGCGCGTTCTCGGCGCCATCGTCACGCCGATCTTCCAGTCGGCGATGTACGAGGACGAGGGCGCCTCGACGTACCACGACATCCGGTACATCCGCCTCAACAACACCCCGAACCACCTGGCCGTGCAGGAGAAGCTCGCGGCGCTCGAAGGCGCCGAGGCGGCGCTCGTGACCTCGAGCGGCATGGCGGCGATCACCACGGCGATGCTCTCGGTCCTGCGCGCGGGCGATCACCTTCTCGTGCAGGACTCGCTGTACGGAGGCACACACACGTTCGTCGTGCACGACCTCGAGCGGCTCGGGATCTCCTACACCTTCGTGGCCGCCGGCGACCCTCCGTCGTGGGAACGCGCGCTTCGCGCCGAGACCCGGGCGATCTACGTGGAGACCATCTCCAACCCGCTCATGCGCGTGCCGGACCTCGATGGCGTCGTGGCCTTCGCGCAGCGCCACGGCCTCGTATCC encodes the following:
- a CDS encoding PLP-dependent transferase, translated to MADTRKRIDTLAVHAGTPTPRVLGAIVTPIFQSAMYEDEGASTYHDIRYIRLNNTPNHLAVQEKLAALEGAEAALVTSSGMAAITTAMLSVLRAGDHLLVQDSLYGGTHTFVVHDLERLGISYTFVAAGDPPSWERALRAETRAIYVETISNPLMRVPDLDGVVAFAQRHGLVSMIDNTFASPVNFRPVEHGFDLSLHSGTKYLNGHSDVAAGALIGSAELVRGAKRMLDHLGGSLDPHACFLLERGM
- a CDS encoding PAS domain S-box protein; the encoded protein is MRHASYADMPLRTKITLITAVTTAVVVVVVAAVLLTGDITYVRTSMVNRVSGLAEVVGANTAAAVVFDDPTAAEEVLSTLSREPLVAQAWVYSGDGSVFAEYQAPGAEPGAAVCPVPGMDGATFHGDHLHAFVTIRQGGDAVGTLVLRADTSELRERMLLAVLTAVAAMGCAVGLAVLLASKLQRFVSEPVASLAGAAQRVSETGDYSVRVTKRGDDEVGRLCDSFNDMLGQIERRDRALEFLAAIEQAGDAIVITDPDGVIEYVNPSFERITGYARTEVEGKNPRVLKSGKQEPAFYEDLWKTIGRGEVWRGHFTNRRKDGSLYEEEAIISPVRSASGAIVKYVAAKRDVTNERRIEEQMRQSQKMEAIGELAGGIAHDLNNVLTVINGHAELMLERAKGVASPMTKSATEILSGGRRAALLVKQLLAFSRRQMLQPKVLDLNALVAGMRDMLQSLVSERVEITLSLDPEAGFVEADPGQLEQVLVDLVVNARDAMPTGGRLAIGTENVTPDEEFRRSHPDRRAASYVVLSVADTGAGMPPEVMGRIFEPFFTTKGKEKGSGLGLAMVYGVVKQSGGEIDVQSAPGRGTTFRIHFPVAGTRTLREMADATAERAARGTETVLVVDDEAPVREFVSTVLKGLGYTVIQASDGLDALRAAGEHAGPVHLAITDLAMPAMGGGRLADRLSRLRPGAQVLYISSYSNGDAGRDEMLDPGMHVLRRPFSAETLARKVREVLTKHAPGSAVV